The sequence ACTTCACAGTCATATAAATACAGAGACACCAATCCATGGCCTAGCCTCACCATTGCTATATCGAAAGAGCTGTtgctatatttatataaaacattttcCTTCTGGGAATTTTCTCTTTCGAGCGACTTGCATTGAAAGAAAATCACAAGTTTCATACATTGTTGGATTCGGTTAGAAGCGATATCTTCAACCACTACTTTGATTCATCAGATAAGCACTTTAGAATTGAGCTTGAGATGCCTGAAGTTGAGAATCTTTAAAACTGGGCTCGAAGACTAGCTGATGCAGACCTTGTTCATGCGAACTAAACCAATCACATTACAAAGTCCATTGCATTGACGAATTACAACAGCAGAGTCCACAGAATCcatcaaccataattttttcagAATACGAATGACCATGTAAATATATTGCAGTACTTGTGGAGGCAATCAAGAGTTAATTATGCAAAAAAGATCAAGAAGCAGATATTTGAAAACTTTCTTTGACAAATAATGCATAAtgattgatgaaaatatgtACCTTGGtctgtaaatgtttttttatagtaacTTACAATGATGCAGATAGCCTATGCCTAGGCTCAACCGAACCCGGTGCGCCACCCATTGCTCAACTTATTCCTGTATGTAAGCAACAGGAGAATATTGTACCATGTGATAGTTAATGATCGAGCGAAAGCCTGCAAGAATCATGAAGACAACAGTAAGCTTCAAGAAGCAACCAGGCAAATAACAAGCCAGAAaggagttaaaaaaaacaaggaaaaaagacGATCAAACAACATTTTCATGAAGTTCTATATCAATGAGGGGATTGGTGAAGCAAAAACCTTAGGTCGTGATGATGGTATTTCCTAGCCTTTTTAGAAATAGAAAGATGGTGAGGGTGCCATAATGAAAGACAGGTTGAGAGCCAACGAGAGGAAGGAGTAGTAGTCAATATAGACAGAGTTAACGTCCATTTGAATTTTCCTTCCTTCGCTATTAGGCAGCTGGCTTAATTgagttttcattttcatttgcaattttttttgtcaccaaatttattattattttctttatttttccctCTAAATACTCAAAACCTGTTATTTTTTGTTCctaatacaaaaattataattattgaatgTTTAAGGAACTAATCATAAACTTCTGATTGGTGTTTGGCACAGAAACTATGAAAGAACAACGTTTTCATCATTTTGGAAGTACATTGTTGCTAGATTAcgttaatgaaaacaaattggTTTGGTTAACGATGGATTTGAGTAAGTAATTGGAAACCGTCTGCTAGTGCATTAGCTTCTGTTTCTGGGTATTTCTTAAGAATATATTTGccttaaaaacatcaaatttatagtttttttaagtgttttttaataattttaatgtactaatgttaaaaataataaaaaaaacaccttacaTTACATTACCGAATACCAAATACGCAACAAAAGTGATCAAATGTCCCATCTCACTTACCAAACAGGGGCTGGGGTGGAAATTGGTGCTGCTTTTTCTTCGTGATTGTCAGTAGAACATACTGATTAACAGCAGTAAAATTGATTGTTAACCCAATTGGCTAAATCCCTTTGTCCTCTCTCAATCATTGCAAAACCATGATACAGGTTTCAGCACCTCAATAAATTGTCTTACTGAAGAAGTAGCATAGGAAGGCAGCAAATGATATAGGTTTAGGAGTGCTTTCAAAAACTGTTCTCACAAAAAAAACGTTTAAAATCTGGTCAAAACCTTGTGATATAAGGAGGGCGGCTGAAACAAAGTGCGTTGGCACACAGTTGCATGATTCTGAAGagtttttagtttatatatatatccccagaatagagaaaaatatagattttatcatctttttgtAACGcgaattataaataatttgattagaCATTTTGTAGTTATATGCACAAACAAGTAATGGCAATATTGGCTTGGCTGGAGATCTCTACTTAATTTACAGCCTCCCCTCCCCCTTCTGATCATTCTTTATATCCAAGCAACGAGATCCACCGCATAAACCCAGTTTTTAAGTGACAATGGAATGTTTCAAAAAGGCTTAATAAGGCATGATTATACGATAATCATGACAGTAACTTGTTATATTAAGTTTAAAGTTTCAGCTAGATCTTGCCCGACCAAGAAGGTGGAACTTCTTTGTAGGATGGAATCCTTGCACCTATAGCTTATACGTATCTCTCTGTTACTCCAATATCCCTAGCTCCATGCATTAATTATCTATATAGTTTTGGctggcaaatatatatatatatatatatatatatatatatatatatatatatatatatataaaagtgtaTCTGCATTGCGTACCAAAAATGGAATGGATGAATGTTTGAAGGGGTCTGTCTGTGTACGTGAATTGCATTGGAAGTTAAGCAACCCAACAACAGGTAGActccatttttgttttcttccacaCCTATCATGGAAATGGGCTTGATTAAGCACCATTAATGTAGATGGGTTGCTTGCCTAATTCATCTTGATTTTTGTATGGTCTATGAGAACTAATTAATCCTCCCTTGAGTTTTGGGACGCTAGTTATCTTGGAAAGTTGCCAATGACCTAATTAATGATATAAGAGTAATTAACATCTGATCATCAGTACTACCCTATTTCAATGGCCATGTCTCAACTAAATGAATCAATCTGAGTTATCTTAATGAACCTGTAagctatattaattttataaaaataaagaatgagtTTTCCGACAAAAGAGCTCTAATACTTTTTTCCCAGATGTTGTGAAGTGATTTCCCTCGCACGTTTTAGTTTATGGTAATAATTATGTTCAAAGACTGAAAAAGGCTTTTTGTGAAGTGGCAACCTTGACAGCGACCTTCAAAAAGTACAGGAAAAAGTTTTGGAATTTGTGattaaattatcttttgaaAAGGATAATTGAACTGGAAAGCAGTTAAAAACGAGGGGAGGGGCCATGTTCTCCACTCCTCCCCCGTGCAGCTTTCTTTCCCTGATTTTTACTCTTTGTCTGGACGGCAAAACCTTGCTTTTAATTCAATTCTCTTCAGGTAGGTGCGTGGGGCGGCGGCGGCTGCAGATTTGGCTCTTCCTCGGAATGTTGACTGCTGACTTGCTAAGCATGCCTTTTGAACCGGTGCTGGTCGAGACTCCGAACTAAACCAAGTCCTTCATTCTCTCACGTATTAACGTGGATtcgaataataaattttttctaagttttcaatttaatcttttattttttttcacaaataaacttttttaaatttaaattaacactcaagtaatttttttttgtttgaaaaaaaaagattagattgaaaaatataggattaagtgaaaagaaaaaaataaaacacatgactattttgaattttacataaacaaacatattttgGTTCTATATTTTTTGGTCTATAGGTGTTCGGTTTTTTAGTtgtcaagaatttatttttgatattaaattttattttttatgtatagtaTTTTTTGTGTAAGGAAAGAGGCTCATTAAATTCTTgtatagagagaaaaaataatcattaatgaTGATTTCAACCACTAAAATGATTGATTATAActtcaattagttttttatgaCGAGAAGAGTTTTACCTAggtgttttttccttctttttactCAAGGAGGTAGATCCAAccgtgataatatttttatatttgggttcattttgatttttgagctatttttgaattttttgaggtCATGAATAAGCTTATTAAGGTGTTTAGGGTGTTCTTTATGTGTTTTGGTTTAACAAAAACAACCCAAGGCCTTgatttttatgaagaaaatagaaaatatatcaactactgttttatttttaaaaaataacaattaaggtGGACCACAGGTTTTCATCccttttaagaaattaaaaaaaagttagaccCATGCGTCTaagttgatatttttctaatgtATAGGCATATTGGGTCACTAGGCCCACacgcttttttttatttttttttgttattttatatttgtgttataaaaaataataaaataaattattgaactGGATTCACTTCATGTTACATCCAggctattattttcttttcgaTGCCTTTTTTgtcttataattttaaaaaatataatttcatcatttgttaacaataatatattttttattttgcccaaaactaaaataatataatttcactTTTGTTATCACTTATCTAATTTTACATATAAGTGTAGGTTAATCCAATGTATCTCCATCttcatcttaaaattaaataaaatcctcATTCAATTCatgattaaaatcttttttttttagtttttttttttttttttttgcttcaccCAGCGGATAGTGAAAATACCGGAGCAAGATGTACATGTCATGGCATTGAAACGCAAATCAAACAAGGTCAGAGTAAGTTCAACATAATCAAAATATCCGACTCTAAATTCTTGCACAATGACATTACCCTGATACATGTTCTACAATAAACCTTCAATTTGTACAGCAAAAATCACCCTACAATAGCAAGAAAAGAACAATCATTTTGATCCATGTTGGAACCTTCTTATCTACGTTCTCCCAAGAACTGGGGCAATAAACAATGCGAGGTAAAATGATGCTGCATTTATATAATTCAGGTATCAAACTGTTAATAGCACAGCATAAGGAGGTATTGAAGGCTAACAGCTTAGCAGAAACACAATACTGCAAGCAGAAGCTAATGATTTTTGAATCATATCTCAGGATCAgagcttttttcttctttagggGGTGCAAACTGCCTGGTAAGCCGTGATCTTGTCCAGGGATCCAAAGGAGCTCTCTGTGGTGGTTGAGGGGTTGGTGGTTTGGACTGTCTAAGCTCATTTTCTCTGTCAATAAACCTGTccagatataaaaatataagaataaactAGTAGGCGACCCTCAACAAACActgggaaaaaaatcaacaccaaTTAATGATATCGTTTCTAAAAAACACCAGATGTTGGCTTTGGCAACATTGCTTACTTCACTACCTCAAAGATTACACAACAGCTTTTTAACTCCCTTTGAACGATTTGAAAGTGAAAGGCATCGTCCTCAATATACTTTGATATTGGTTTATTCTGATGCAAGAAATATACTCAAGAGTGCATTTGGCCATCCATTGTGTCTAGGAAAAGCTTATTGATTATTTACACCAGTTGTTGAATGCGAGCTTTGCCCATTTTTATGGAGAATATATCCTTCAACCAATAAACATAACCTTCTAGCAAGGACAATTTAACAATCTAATGAGcagaaaatttcaaatttcattttttcaataatagcaGGATTAACAATTCTTACCAAGACTTCAAATTTACTGCTGAACAAAACACCTCCCGGGTGCCTCTCACACATTTATTTCTAAGGTGACAAAGCAAAACTTCAGCTTCGGACACAGATAATCTAATAATTAGTTCCATTctcttatttcatttatttgtttaGGTATGGAAATTTTGCTGATGACATTATTGACCCAAATTACAGGATGGAGAATAAAGGCATCTTCTGCATGAGGAAATATAAAACCAAGGCAATCAGAATACAAAGCCCTCCAattcccttttaatttttggaCAGAGAAACAGTGAACAGACCCTCTAGCAGTAGTATAGGGATGTTAGTAACAAAATCCTATCCTTGCAGTTCTTTAAAACTTTAATGCTATTAACATTCATGTTACTTCCAGAACTAGCATCAACAAGTTCCCTTTTGATATTACAATTGCCATTAGcttttgcattttgatttttaattcaagTAATGGACTCCAATAGTAAACCAACTCTACATAAGCTGCAGAGATGAACACAATAGTTGTCAGACAGCTGGAAAGTTGTAATCTATGTTTTACCGGGAAGAAAGTTCATGAACTGCTGACTGAAAGTAATATTAGGTTTCCCCTACACATATTCATATAAGCGTTTAAACTTTAAaccaattttatttgatttcagtAATCCCTTGGTTTCATATGGAGGGTGTGGGTGttcctttaaaaataataataattcagacCATTCATCtctgaattattattttatgtttagaaTAAAACAGTTTAGAATTGGCAATAACGGTCTTACTCAATGTAGGCCATTGGTGCAGCATCACCAACTCTTATGCGAGTTCGAAGCATCCTTGTGTAACCACCTGCTCTGTCCCTGAAACATCAATACATACATAAGCccttctattaaaataatacagatAGAACTTAGATGAATAATAACATCAAAAGATTTACTTGTAACGGTAAGCCATTTCAGAAAACAGCTTGTGAATGACATCATCCCCTCTCACAAATGCCGCAGCACGCCTTGCAGCACAAAGGGACCCCTGTAGTTTTGATGAAATACAATAAGTAATGATAGAAGGGGGAAAGTGATCAGAAGAGACAGGTTTATAGATTAAAAGCTCATTCTCTTTTGCACTGACTGATACCTAACAAAAAGTTCCTTTTAACTAGAATTCAGTTTTTCTGTTCCGATTACATCTAAAGAACAATCTACATATTCATGTAACCTCATAACAGGCAATAATAAGAAGACTCTGCAAATTGCCAGTGATGGTGTTCATGTTAACAATGTCATCAATAATGTTGATCATTCTATCCCTTTCGCATGCTTAATCGCTACTAACCATAAACAAGCTGATTCATATAGCTAAGTTAGTACACACCTCTTTCCCAAGCTGTACCATATTATCTGCAAGACGTCGAATCTCTTTTGCctgcaaaatcataaaaaaaataatggaaatcCTATCACCATCATTACCAAACAATTTCTTTCATCACCCTCAATTTGAATCATTCACTACCAAAAATCCACTCAAAGCAGCAAAGTTTttgtacaaaacaaaaaatcagcTAAACCCATATATTCTGAACATCACTACTCAATGTTTCAATCAACTTCctcataaatcaaacaaaaatgaaaaaaccatgGATTCTTCAATCTCAAATCGtcaaaataacaatcaaacttAAATCTTTCTTGCCGATATAACATCCAGGTATATAAACCCTacaaaaaccctataaatg is a genomic window of Populus alba chromosome 5, ASM523922v2, whole genome shotgun sequence containing:
- the LOC118032444 gene encoding uncharacterized protein; this translates as MTKFRKLNRPTGHRMSMLRTMVSQLIKHERIETTVAKAKEIRRLADNMVQLGKEGSLCAARRAAAFVRGDDVIHKLFSEMAYRYKDRAGGYTRMLRTRIRVGDAAPMAYIEFIDRENELRQSKPPTPQPPQRAPLDPWTRSRLTRQFAPPKEEKSSDPEI